The sequence GCCTACCGCACGGCCTACGGCCGCAACCTGCGCCGTGGCGCCTCGGTCTCCCGGCCGGACGTGGCGCACTACATGCTGCGCTGCCTCGACGATCCGACCAGCGAGCGCCAGACCGTCGGGATCGCGCGGTAGGCCGGCTACCTGGCCGGCATCAGCAGCAGCACGGCGGCTCCGAGCCCGCAGAGCAGATAGCACTGGCCGACGAGCCCGGTGCTGCAGGAGCGCAGGGTCAGGCGGAGCTGGTCGCGGCGGGACGCGAAGCAGGCCGGGCGGGAGGCCCGCCGGCCGCCGAACACGAGCGGAACGCGCGCGCCGACCGGCACCGGCCTCAGCAGCGGAAGCCGGGTCCGGTGGGTCTGGCCGTCGTCCGTGACATAGCTGACGACCGCCCAGCACGGTGCGGCCACCGTCTGGACCAACCGCGAGGTGTGCACGCCCTCGACGACACCGACGCCCCGGACGCCCCGGTGCTGGCGACCGGCCCTGGACCACAGGTCGAGACCGGGCAGCAGCGCGAACAACGCGACGGCCGCCCACCAGACCGTCGCCGGGACGCCCTCGTGGTCGGTCAGCGCGGCCGCCGTCGCCATGAGGAGCACCGGCACGACGACGAGGATGACGAACACGCAGACCAGGCGCCGGTCCGCCCCCTGCCACCGGTCCGGCGCGTCGGCCGCGCGGACCGGGCGCCACCTGGCCCGGGAGTCCCTCGGGTCGTCGCTGGCGACGATGTCGGCGCCGGTCGAGGCCGCGTCCCCCCGCGGTGCCTGGTCCACCGTCGCCGCCTCCTCGGACCCTGGGCGCCGGGACGGCCGCCCGCGGCAGGGCCGCCCACTCTCCCAGGCGAATCAGCCGGCGGGCAACCGCTTGCCGGGCCTTCGCGCCTGGACCAGCTGAACGACATTGCCTTCCGGGTCGACGCAGTCACAGTGCAGCGCGTCGCGGAACTCCCAGGCCGTGGCGGCGGGGCTCACCTGGCCGCCGAGGGCGCCGGCGACCGGCCGGAGCGCCTCGATGTCGGCGACCTCGAAGGCGAGCTTGACCGGCGTGTTCGAGCGCCGGTCCGGCGGCGTGGCGGTGGGCACCGCGTCGCCCGACCGGACGAGGGTGAGCAGCCAGGCGTCGGATTCCAACCCGCGGTAACCGTCCGCGCCGTCGGCGGGGGTGAGCCCGAAGCAGCCTTCGTAAAAGGCGCGCATGCGTTCCAGGTCCCCGACGTAGATGACCGCTGCCGCCCGCATGAGCGAACCTTACCGGTCACGCCTGCGCTACCGTCGCCACGACGCAACGCCCTGCCAGAACGCGGATTCTTCTTGAGGGGCGCGCAGAGAGGGACCGACATGGCCGGCCTTCAGACCTTCCAACTCCCCGACTCGGTGGACGGCACCCCGCTCGACCTCCAGTTGGCCCAGGAACTGGTCCGCGCGTGGCGGACCGACGGAATCCTCCAGGTGGCGACCGACCCGGCGCAGAGCCGCAGGACACACGCGGCCCTGGAGTCGAGCAGGCGCTTCTTCAGCCAGCCCGCCGCGGTCAAGGCCAGCTGTATCAGCGATCTGACCTTCAGCGGATACATAGCCTCGGGAGAAGAGCGCACGGCGGGCGAGCCGGACTACTCCGAGATCTTCACCGTCTGCCCAGACGTACCGTTGGACGACCCCAGGGTCCGGGCGCAATGGCCCTGCCATGGCCCGGTTCCCTGGCCCGATGACGAGTACGAGCGCGCCATGACGGCCTTCATGGCGGGGCTGGGCGTCATCGGCGAGAAACTGCTGAGACTGGCGGCGCTGGGACTGGGCCTCGACCTCGACACATTGACGAGCCTGACGCGGGATGGCTGGCACCACCTGCGGGTGCTTCGCTTTCCGGCCCGGTCCGCGCGGACGAGCCGGGGAATCGGAGCTCACACCGACTACGGGCTCCTCGTGATCGCCGCGCAGGACGACGTCGGTGGCCTCTACATCCGCCCGCCGGTCGACGGCGAGCGGCGCACCAGGAACTGGCTGCCGACCGAAAGCATGGCCGGCAGGTACGAGGACGACGAGCCCTGGACGTTCGTGGAGCCGGTGCCCGGCGTCGTGACGGTCTTTCCCGGCGACATGCTCCAGCTCATCACCGACGGATTGCTGCTCTCCACCCCGCACAAGGTGCGGCTCAACACCCGCGCGCGATATGCCCTCGCGTACTTCCACGAGCCGCGCTTCCAGGCCCGTATCCGGTCGGTTTCCGGGGAAAATGACGGCGATTCCCTGCATTACGGAAGCCATTTCACCAGAATGTTCATGCGCTCCTACCCCGAGCGCGTCACGACCCGGCGGATCCTCGCCGAGGACCGGTTGTCGCGCCTCGTCCGGTAGGCACCACGTCGCGGAGCGGGACGACGTCGGCGCCTTCCGGGCTGCCTGGCGCGACACGCCGGGCCACGTAGGCGCGCCGTAGGGCACCAGCTTGCTGCCTATTGACAGATTTCGGGATGGTGGACCATCATGCGGGACCTTCAGGTTTCCTGCTGATCGGAGCCTGGTGCAGGCAACCATCCGTGTCCGCCGAGCGACCACCGAACAAACCTTTCGCCAGCCGGCCGGCATCGACCCAGCCGGTCCGCGCGGCGTTCCCGACGAGCCAGACACCGGCGCGCACCACAAAAGTCAGTCTCGTATTCAGCCGACGCCAACGGCAAAGGTGGAGAACATGTCGCACATTGGGAGACCGAACCGTCGACGGGCTGGAACCCGGCCATTCCGGTCCGCCACCGCCCGCCAGTTACCCACCCGCCCGGTCGGGTTACGCCTGGCCGGCGTCGCGGTCGTCGCCGCGAGCCTGGCCTTCGTCTCGGCCTGCGGCGGCTCCGGCGGCACGGGCGCGGCCCCCGCGCCGGCGAGCGGTTCCGCCGGCCAGGCCGACATCCTCGGACCGGTGGCCAAGGCCACGGGCGCGCCCATCACGATCGGCGTGATCACGGACGGCGCCAGCCCGGTCGCCGATCACACCAACGACAACAAGGTCGCCCAGGCCACCGCCAAGTGGCTCAACGACCGCAGGTCCGGCCTCGGCGGCCGGCCGCTCGACATCACGATCTGCGAGACCCTGGGCGACCCGGCCAAGGCGACCGACTGCGGCAACCAGATGGTCGAGAAGGGCGTCGCCGCCGTCGTCATCGGTACCTCCAGCGTCGTCGACAGCGCCTGGAAGCCCCTGAACGACGCCAAGATCCCCGTCATGATCTACGGGTCCGGTGACCCGAGCCTGCTGTCGAGCCCGACGACCTTCAGCCTCGGCAACCCGACCTTCCCGATCATCGACCTGCCGATCCAGGTCGCGAAGGACAAGGGCAACAAGAAGGTCGCCGCCATCGTGATCGACGTCCCGGCGGCCCTGCACTCCGCCCAGGACGTCGCGCCGCCGCTGTTCAAGAAGGCCGGCATCGGCTACGAGCTCGTCCGGGTGGCCCCGGGCACCGCCGACATGACGCCCCAGATGCAGAAGATCGCCTCGGACGGCTCCGACCAGGTCTTCATCATCGGCAACGACTCGTTCTGCATCAGCGCCATGAACGGCCTGAAGCAGGTGGGCTTCACCGGCACCATCAGCGCCATCTCCCAGTGCATCACCGACGCCACCCGCAAGGCGGTCTCCGCCAGCACCCTCAAGGGCATCGTCGTGAGCGCCACGGTGCCGATCGGCCCGGCCAGCCCGTCGATGGACCTGTTCACCAAGGTCGCCGAGACCTACGGCAGCGGCATCGACCTCAGCTACCAGGACGGCATGATCATGTTCTCGCTGGTGGCCGGCCTCCAGGCGGCGACCCAGGGCATCTCGGGTGACATCACCCCGGCGACCATCACCTCGACCATCAAGGCGATGAAGGAGACGGCGCTGCCCGGCGCGGCCGGGCTGAAGTTCCGCTGCAACGGCAAGGCCATCCCCGACCAGCCCGCCGTCTGCGTGCTCGGTGGCCTGACGACGACCCTGGACGACAAGGGCCAGCCCACCGCGTACAAGGTCCTCGGCAACACCCCGATCCCGGCCTGACCCCCGCCGGTGGGCCGAAGGGAAGGCGGACAGCCCGCCCTTCGGCCCACCCCGGCCCCGCCTTGATCGCTTTTTGGCCCTCTGGTGGCTGTGAACCAGGCCCGGCAACAACCACTGGAGGGCCGAAACGCCGATCATGGCGGCACCGGGCTACCTTGCCGGTGGCGGCCCCGGCTACTCAGTGCAGGAGATGATGTCCTCGAGCTCGTCGTCCGTCGGCGCGGCGGGCACGGCGGCCCCGGTCCGGTCGGACTCGCGCACCATGAACCCGTCCAGGATCGCCTCGACGTAGCGTCGCCAGAGGTCCGGCTGGGTGCGCGCGATGTGGCTGCTCAGGCCACCGGTGAGCATGAAGATCATCGGCAGGTCGGTGAGGGTGAAGTCGGCGCGCAGGCGGCCGGTGGACCGGGCCCGCTCGACGATCCGGGTGAGGACCGGCAGCAGCCGTTCCTTCGCGAGATCCCGGTGGCCCTCGGCGACCGAGAGCATGGCCTGCCACATGGCCCGGTCGGAGAACTGGTGCTCACAGGTGCGCAGCACCGCCGTGCGCAGTGCCTCGACGGGGTCGCCGATCTGCTCGGCGGCGAGCAGGATGTCGCGCGCGGCCTCGAACCGCTGCTCGATCAGCGCGCCCAGCAGCGCGTTCCGGTCGGCGAAGTGGCGGTAGACGGTGCCGACTCCCACGCCGGCCGCCTCGGCCAGCTCGTGGAAGGTGACGTCCAGGCCCCGGACGGCGATGAGCCGGTCGGCGGTGGCCAGGAGCAGCGCGCGGTTGCGGGCGACGTCCTTGCGCACGCGCGGGGCGGCGGTGCTGGACACCGCGGCTGTGGCGGGCATGGCTTCGGTTCCTCCGCGGCTCGTCGACGGTGGCGCGTCGGCCCGGCCCGGTAGCGGACCGGGCCCACGCGCCGGGGACGGACGTCGGTCAGGCGCCGAGCGCGATGACCTCCGCTTCATTCTCTCCGGCCTGCCGCACCCGCGACGGCAGAACGACGGCAGTGATCACGGCGCCCAGCATGAGGATGCCGGAGCTCCACCAGAAGGCCGTCGTGTAGCTGTGCAGGGTGGCGAGCACGGCGCGCTGCGGGCCGGGGGAGTGGGACTGGACGTAGCCGCTCATGGCCGAGGCGGCGATGGTGTTCAGCAGCGCGGTGCCGACCGACCCACCGACCTGCTGGGCGGTGTTGACCATCGCCGAGGCCACCCCGGCATCCTGCGGGGCGACGCCCGCGGTGGACAGGCTCATCGCCGAGGCGAAGACGAGGCCGAGGCCGACGCCGAAGACCATGGTGGCGGGAAGGACGTTCGCGGCGTAGGTCGAGCCGGCGTCGATGTGCGTGAGCATCCACAGGCCGACCCCGCCGATCGCCAGACCCGGGGCCATGATGAACCGCGGGCCGAACCGCGTGGTGAGCACGGTCGAGCCGATCTGCGAGGCGACCATCAGGGCGGCGGTCATCGGCAGGAAGGCGAGGCCCGACCGCACGGCGCTGAAGCCGAGGTTCTGCTGCAGGTAGTAGGTCAGGAACAGGAAGACCCCGAACATGCCGGCGCCGGACATCAGGATCGCCAGCAGCGACCCGCCGCGGTAGCGGTCGAGGATGACCCGCAGCGGCAGGACCGGGTGCGCCACCCGCTGCTGGACCAGGACGAACGCGACCAGCAGCACCCCGGCGGCGACCAGGAAACCGATCGTCACCGGGTCGGCCCAGCCACCGGTCTCGGCGTGCGAGAAACCGTAGACGACGGAGAACAGCCCGGCGGAGACGAGCACGATGCCCGGGAGGTCGAGCCGGGGACGTTCCTGCGCGGCCTGGTTGCGAAGCCACGCGACGCCGCCGGCGAACGCGAGCGCCGCGAAGATCAGGTTGACGTACATGCACCAGCGCCAGGACAGGTACTCGGTGAGCACGCCGCCGAGCAGCAGCCCGATGGCCGCGCCGCCGCCGGCGATCGCCCCGTAGATCCCGAACGCCTTCGAGCGCTCCTTGACGTCGGTGAACGTGGTCGTCAGCAGCGACAGCGCTGCCGGCGCGAGCAGCGCGCCGAACCCGCCCTGCACGGCGCGGGCGACGACGAGCATGCCGAAGCCGGTGGCCGCGCCGCCGAGCGCCGAGGCGATCGCGAACCCGACCAGGCCGATGAGGAACATCCGCTTGCGGCCGAACAGGTCGGCGAGGCGCCCGCCGAGCAGCAGCAGGCTACCGAACGCGAGGGCGTACCCCGTCACGATCCACTGCCGCTGGTCGTTGGTGAAGCCCAGCGCGCGCTGCGCCGACGGCAGCGCGATGTTCACCACCGTCGTGTCCAGCACGACCATCAGCTGCGCCAGGCCCAGCAGGCCCAGGATCCACCAGCGCATCCCGTGCATCCGGTCGGTCTCGCCGCCGGCCGGTGGAGCCGTGACGGCGGGCGAGGCCTGCGCGTCCTTCGTCTGTATGGCCATCCGCCATCTCCGTCCCGGTGAAAGTGGACATCATCGCTCCGTTTCCAGAACTCTATCCAGAAGCGGACGAGCTAAGTCCACTTCGACGGGTGAGCTTCCTTACGGGCCGAGCCTCGGTGATCTTGCTCGTAAGATGACGAAAGTGGCAATTCGTCGTGAAGGGGAGCAATGCGCCCCACGTCGCCGGGCCCTCACACCGGGCCCGGATCGGGGCTGGCGGCATGGGCGCGGTCTACCTGTCCTACACCCCGGGCGGGCGGCGAGTGGCGATCAAGGTCGCGCGGCCGGAGTTCGCCGACGACCCGGAGTTCCGCCGCCGGTTCACCGCCGAGGTGACGATCGCCCAGCGCGTGCGGGGCCTCTACACGGCACCCGTCATCGACTGCGATGGCACGCGGCCCGGCCCTGGCTCGCCACGGCCTACGTGCCGGCTCCCTCGCTGGCGGCGACGGTCGCCCGCCGGGGGGCGCTCGCGGCGGAGTCGGTCCTGCTCGTGATCGCGGGCGTCGCCGAGGCGCTGCAGGCGGTCCACGCCGCCGGAGTGATCCACCGCTCCGACCTCGCGAGACTCGCGCCGTGGAATGGTTCCGGAGCGCCGACGCCCGCCGAATGCGCACGGGTGCTGCGCACCCAGCGGGAGTCGTCGATCAGCAAACACACCGGCCTGCGGTTCTGCGTCGCCGGTTACGACACCGGCCACCTCGCGGCCGGCTATGTGCGGTCGTACAGCGGCGGAGTCAGCCAGATCCAGGTGACGTCTGGAGCGCCACCCTCGGCAGCTGAACGCCGCCGGGGGTGGCAGCAGCTCCCCTCAGGGGCGGGCGGGGTCCGTGGCGAGCAGCTGGTCGAGCTCGGCGAGGGCCTCGCGCAGCCGGTCGGCGAACGCGTGCATGCCGGCGGCCACCGGGCGCGGGGTGCTCAGGTAGATGTTCAGCCGGTCCGCCAGCAGCACGTAGGCGATGCCGATGCACTTCCCGCTGGTCGAGCCGAACCCGAAGTACTCGATGTTCTCCGACGGGGCGGAGCTGGTGCTCAGGTAGTCGTCGCGCATCACCAGCCAGCCCGGCGACTCGTACAGCGGAGACGCCGCCGGCACCCCGAGCTCGGCGCCGTGGCGGCGCTGGATGAAGGCGAGCTCCCACAGGTGCTGTTCGGGCGCGTCGCCGCGCTGGCAGTCGCCGGCCCGGCGGACGTGCGCCCCGGCCGCGGCGCGCAGCGCCTCGCGGCGGGTGGCCGGGTCCGCCGTCGGGTCGTTCATGGCCGCGACGAAGGCCAGCACCTCCGGCGTGACGACCCGCATCGCCTCCGTGCGCCCGTAGCGCCACTGGCGGGTGGCGATCGACTCGTAGGTCGCGCCGATCAGGCCCTTCGCCCGGTGGTGCGCGAGCTGGTAGGCCAGCTGCACCAGCGCGTCCGGTGAGATCCGCAGCGCCTTGGACCGGTCGGCGCCGTGCTCGGGGAAGGTCAGCGCCACCGACGCGGTGTCCGCGCCGAACTGGGTGAACGCCTGGGCCGCCGCCCGGATGTCGGCCCGCAGCGCCTCGTCCAGGACGAAGGTGACGGGCCGCACCGCCGGGCGGCCGTGCGCCCGGGCGCCGGAGCGGGCCGACAGCTCGGCGGCCGGCGCGGCGAGCAGCTCGTCGACGAAGCTCAGGATCGTGGTGCCGTCCAGCCCGCAGTGCTCGACGTTGATCCCGGCCTGGCCGTTCGGCAGGACGACGAACGAGACCGCCTTGTCGTACCAGCGGCCGGCGGCGCTGCCGTACAGCAGCTGGTCGCAGGTGGCGATCCGGTCCGGCGGGGTGACGTGGTCGAGGCAGACGCAGAACAGCGCCCGCTCGACGTCGTCGAGGGCGACCGCGTTCGCCGGGTCGAGGGCGAGCAGCGCCGCCCGGCTGCGGGCCCAGTCCGCGCGGGCCTTCGTGGTGAGGTGCCCGACGGCGGTGTCGTCCGGCGCGGGCGTCAGGTCGGCGGCGGCCAGCACGTCCACCAGGCCGGTGGCCAGCTCGGCGAGGGTGTGCGGGGTGCCGTCCGGGCCGAGCACCTCCAGCTGGAACATCTGCCCCCGGCGGAACACGAGGACGTGGCGGGCGTCCGACGGGCCCGGCCACGCGGCGCTGTAGGGCACCCGGACGGTGTCCTGCTCCAGGCCGGGGATCCGGGTGGTGGAGAACAGGAACCGGTTCTGCACCATCGACTGGGGCTGGCCGCGCCGCACCAGCGGCGGGATGCGCTCCGCGTCCAGCCGCAGCTTGTAGTCGAGCGCGGCGGCGATCAGGCCGGCGGCCCGCTCGACCTGCGGGCCGCCCGGCAGCGCCTCGGCCGTGGGCGCGGGCACGGCGTCGCGGAACAGGAAGAAGAAGTTGGCGTTCAGCGCGATCCGGTCGCGGCGGCCCAGGTAGCGGGCGGGCCAGAACTCGTCGAGCCAGCTGTGGACGCCCTCGCTCGCGTCGAACGCGGCGAGCTGCGCGTGCAGCGCGGGCCCCGGCCCGTCCGGCGCGAGGAACTCGGCGACGGCGGCCTCGGTCGCGGCCAGCTGCTCGGCGGTGAGCAGCGGGGCACACCAGTCCAGGAACCGGGCGCAGCTCTCCGCCAGGCCGGGCAGCGGGACGCGGGGCAGGCTGTCCTCGTTGTCGAAGGTGCCCGTGGCGGGCACCATCCCGCCCGTGGGCGCGGCGGTGGTGGCGGCCTCGCGGCCGGTCTGGACGGTCATCCTGGTCGTCTTCCTCATCGTGGTCGTGGCGGGATCGTGGTCGTGGCGGGCGGCCTGGGCGGGTCCCGACACTGGACGCGCGGCAGCCGACCGGCGCTCGGCTGGTCATGGCACGGGTGGACTCATCCTGGCGGTTGCCAGGCACCGCTGTGACGTATTCGCTGTGACGGATTCGCGCCGATCGGCTTCTCAGCGTGACTCGGGTGGGCGGGAGATGAACAACTGGGCGTAGAGCCAGCCGTCGGCCTCAAGCCCGCGCGGATCGACCCCGACCCCCGCCAGCGTCGCCAGCACCTGGTCCCGCTCCTGCGGCGAGGCGAACCGGCGCTGCTCGAACATCCGGTCGACGGCCACGGTCTGGTAGCCGAACCCGGCCAGCGTCTCGGCGATCGGGTCGAACGGGAACATGCGCAGCGTGAAGTGCGCCATCCACGGCAGGCCCGGACGGCCGCCCCCCGCCGTCTCCCCGGGCCCGGGGGCCGCGGACCCGCCGGTGGCGGCCGTGACGATCCGGGTCAGGGTCCGTCCGGTGACGTAGCCCAGGCAGCCGGTCGAGATGACCAGGTCCACGCCGGCGAGGCGGGCCCGCTCCGGCTCGGTCGGATCCCGGGACTCCAGGTCCGCGTGCAGCGCGTCGTCGAGGAACCCGGCGTCGAGGGCGTAGGACAGCGCGGGACCGGACGCGTCGAGCCCGACCACCTCGATGTCCGTCGCGCCATCGCGCGCCGTGGCCAGCGCCCGGTCGCGGGCCACCAGCGCCGCCCGGGTATTCGCGTCGACCGCCAGGCTGTCCTCTCCCGCGTAGCGGTCGTACAGGTCGTCCATGGCGACGTCGAACTTCAGCAGCGCCGCGTTGACGCCATAGGAGCAGCCGACGTCGAGCACGCGCAGCCGCTGGTCCGGGCGCGTTTCCTGGCATTCGTCGATGATTTTGGAGAAGTACGGTTTGGCCAGCTGGGGGAGCCGGTAGTCGAGCGTGCGCAGCGTGCGGAAGTACGCGCGCGGGTCGGGCTGGTTGTAGACGTGCTCCAGTGAAACCTTTCCGGTCGCGTCGAAATCCATGGTCGGTGCTCCTCTCGATCCGCCCGTCAACGGGCGGTCAGGGCGGGCATCGGTCCGGAATGCTCGGTCCGGAAATGGGCGGGCGGGAATGGGCGGGCGGGAATTCCCGCCGGCGGGGGATCTGCTCGCCGGTCAGTCGAGCAACGCGTCCACGCGAACGGGCTGTTCGGCCGCCCGCTCGTGCGCGGGAAGCACCCGGCCGAACAACTGCCTGGTCCTGGACAGGCTGCCGACGACGCCCGGCCGCGCGCTGTAGGCGAAGATCACGCTGTGTCGCTGCTCCGGGCCCGTCACCCGGCTGACCCGGTGCAGCGAGTACCGGCCGAGGAAGAGCTGGAGGTCGCCGGGCCGCAGCCGCAGCCGCCGGACGAACCGGTCGCCGTCGCCCGCGAGCACGGCCGCCACGTCCTCGACGTTCTCCTCGGCCGCGGACCGGATGCGCGGGCAGTACTCGAACACGCCGCCCCGTGCCTCCTGGGTCAGCAGGCTCACCGCGAACTCGTTGGTGTCGAAGTGCCAGGGGTGCTCCCGCCCGGGGGCGACCACGTTGACGCACAGGCCCGCCAGCGGGTCCGCCAGCTCGTGCACGGCGGGCAGCTCGAAACAGGCCGCCACGAAGCGCTGGAACGCGACGCTGGTGTAGAGCCGCTCGACGGGATGGTCGGCCGGGATGCGGTCCCGGGCGACGAACGCGTTGCCGCGCCGCATGCTGACCCGCCCCGGGTGCCCCGGCGGCAGCGGTGTCCCCGGCGCGATGTTGTACGCGTTGACGGTCTCGTCGCCGTAGTAGGCCAGCGGCGCGAGCCGCGCGCACTGGTCGCGCAGGCGTTCCAGCGCCGCGGGCCGGACGAATTCCGGAAGCACACAACAGCCGGACGCGGCCAGCTCGCGCCGGACACCCTCGATGAGTTTCCCCTGGTCGGCGCTCTCCTGGGGCGCGAACAAGGGGTAGGCCTCGGTGTTCACGACGGCCTCGACCGCCTGGGCCGTCGCGAGGTCGTCAGTGACGGTCTCGGGCCTGGTCACGGGAATCCCTCCATCGACCGTCCACGCCACGCGCCGTCCGGTAATTCGGGCGCCTTGAAGAACCCAGCACAGTTTTCCGGCAGGTATCCGCGCAACGTCCGGCAATGTGACCGGTAACACGATGGACATCTTTCGGCCGCTTACCGGTCCCGTTCCCGCTCGCGGCGGCAAACGAGCAGGTCGAAAGCACAGTCACGCGCGGGCGGGCGCGGCGACTGGCCGAGGGAAGGCGACCGGCCGAGGGAGGCGACCGGCCGGGCGAAGGCGACGGGCCGGGCGAAGGCGACCGGCCGGGCGAAACCGCGCCCGGCCGGGTCAGTCCCGGCCGGACAGGACGCAGAACTCGTTGCCGGACGGGTCGGCCAGCACGACCCAGGACTCCTCGCCGGTCTGGCCGACGTCGGCCCGGGTCGCGCCGAGCCCGATCAGGCGCTCCACCTCGGCCGCCTGCTCCTCGGGCGACGACGGCGACAGGTCCAGGTGCAGGCGGTTCTTGAGGGTCTTCGACTCGGGCACCGCGGTGAACAGCAGCTGGACCGAGCTGTCCGGGACCGCGACGGTCCAGTCGCCGTCGTCGTCCTGCTCGGGCTCCACGCCGAAGACGTCCGCCCAGAACCGGGCGAGCGGCACGGGCGCGACGGAGTCGACCACGAGCCATGTCCACCTGAGCGCCACGTCTGCCTCCCTCACCCGGACCTTGTGCCCGGAAATCCTCATGCCCGGAATCCTCTCGGCGGCCCGGACCAGGGCCCCAAGGTCAGGGCCCCATGGGCGCCGGTCAGGACCGGTCGTCGTCGCGGTCCCACTGCTCGTTGCGCTCGTCGAGGCGCTCCCGCCACGCGGCGGCGTCGGCCGCGCTCGCGTACGGGCCGAGCCGGCGGTGGCCGGGCATGTCCGGCGGGTTCTCCGGACGCTGGTGCTCCATGCACCACCACCAGCCGGACGGGTTCCAGGCCCGCCCGTCCGGCGCCTGGGATCGGGAGGCCTCGGACCGAGGCCGCCCACCCAGTCCAACGGCCGCGGCGGCGCGGCGCAGCAAGTTCGCCATGATCGGGTGCTTACCCCGGTCAGATCATGATCGATCCTCGCGGCGGGCATCGACCTCGGCCGGGCCGAGGCTGCGCCAGAGGAACTCGTAGGTCAGCGCCAGCTTGTGGGCGAGCTGCTCGTTGTCGGCGGCGCCGCCGTGGCCGCCCTCGATGTTCTCGTAGTAGCGGACGTCGTAGCCGAGCTCGGCCAGCCGCGCGACCATCTTGCGGGCGTGCCCGGGATGGACGCGGTCGTCCCGCGTCGACGTCGTGACCAGCGTCGGCGGGTAGGGCTGGCCCGGCCGGACGTTCTGGTAGGGCGAGTACTCGCGCAGGAACGCCCAGTCGGCCGGGTCGTCCGGGTCGCCGTACTCGGCCATCCACGAGGCTCCGGCCAGCAGTTCGTGGTAGCGGCGCATATCCAGCAGCGGCACCGAGCAGACGATCGCCCCGAACAGCCCCGGGTAGCGGGTCAGCATGACGCCCATCAGCAGCCCGCCGTTCGAGCCGCCCTCGATGCCGAGCTGGGCGGGCGTCGTCACCCCCCGCTCGACGAGGTCCCTGGCCACGGCGGCGAAGTCCTCGAAGACGCGCGGCCGGTTCTCCCGGACGGCCGACTGGTGCCAGTCCGGGCCGTACTCGCCGCCGCCGCGGATGTTCGCGACGACGTAGGTGCCGCCGCGCTCCAGCCAGCCGCGGCCGACGGTGCCGCTGTAGCCCGGGGTGAGTGAGACCTCGAAGCCGCCGTACCCGTGCAGCAGCGTCGGCCCGGGTTCTCCAGAGCCGACCACGAAGTAGGGGACACGGGTGCCGTCGTCGGACACCGCGAAATGCTGGCTGACGGTCAGGCCGTCGGCGGGGAAGAAGCCCGGCGCCTGCTTGACGATCTCGGGCCGCGCTCCGATGTCGCCGCGGTACAGCGTCGCCGGCTGGGTGTAGCCGCTGGCGTTGAGGTAGTACTCGTCGTCGACGTCGGAGCTCGTGTCGCAGATGGCCGCCGAGCCGGTGTCGGGGAGGTCCGCCAGCGG is a genomic window of Pseudofrankia inefficax containing:
- a CDS encoding VOC family protein, translating into MRAAAVIYVGDLERMRAFYEGCFGLTPADGADGYRGLESDAWLLTLVRSGDAVPTATPPDRRSNTPVKLAFEVADIEALRPVAGALGGQVSPAATAWEFRDALHCDCVDPEGNVVQLVQARRPGKRLPAG
- a CDS encoding 2-oxoglutarate and iron-dependent oxygenase domain-containing protein, with product MAGLQTFQLPDSVDGTPLDLQLAQELVRAWRTDGILQVATDPAQSRRTHAALESSRRFFSQPAAVKASCISDLTFSGYIASGEERTAGEPDYSEIFTVCPDVPLDDPRVRAQWPCHGPVPWPDDEYERAMTAFMAGLGVIGEKLLRLAALGLGLDLDTLTSLTRDGWHHLRVLRFPARSARTSRGIGAHTDYGLLVIAAQDDVGGLYIRPPVDGERRTRNWLPTESMAGRYEDDEPWTFVEPVPGVVTVFPGDMLQLITDGLLLSTPHKVRLNTRARYALAYFHEPRFQARIRSVSGENDGDSLHYGSHFTRMFMRSYPERVTTRRILAEDRLSRLVR
- a CDS encoding ABC transporter substrate-binding protein, whose protein sequence is MSHIGRPNRRRAGTRPFRSATARQLPTRPVGLRLAGVAVVAASLAFVSACGGSGGTGAAPAPASGSAGQADILGPVAKATGAPITIGVITDGASPVADHTNDNKVAQATAKWLNDRRSGLGGRPLDITICETLGDPAKATDCGNQMVEKGVAAVVIGTSSVVDSAWKPLNDAKIPVMIYGSGDPSLLSSPTTFSLGNPTFPIIDLPIQVAKDKGNKKVAAIVIDVPAALHSAQDVAPPLFKKAGIGYELVRVAPGTADMTPQMQKIASDGSDQVFIIGNDSFCISAMNGLKQVGFTGTISAISQCITDATRKAVSASTLKGIVVSATVPIGPASPSMDLFTKVAETYGSGIDLSYQDGMIMFSLVAGLQAATQGISGDITPATITSTIKAMKETALPGAAGLKFRCNGKAIPDQPAVCVLGGLTTTLDDKGQPTAYKVLGNTPIPA
- a CDS encoding TetR/AcrR family transcriptional regulator gives rise to the protein MPATAAVSSTAAPRVRKDVARNRALLLATADRLIAVRGLDVTFHELAEAAGVGVGTVYRHFADRNALLGALIEQRFEAARDILLAAEQIGDPVEALRTAVLRTCEHQFSDRAMWQAMLSVAEGHRDLAKERLLPVLTRIVERARSTGRLRADFTLTDLPMIFMLTGGLSSHIARTQPDLWRRYVEAILDGFMVRESDRTGAAVPAAPTDDELEDIISCTE
- a CDS encoding MFS transporter yields the protein MAIQTKDAQASPAVTAPPAGGETDRMHGMRWWILGLLGLAQLMVVLDTTVVNIALPSAQRALGFTNDQRQWIVTGYALAFGSLLLLGGRLADLFGRKRMFLIGLVGFAIASALGGAATGFGMLVVARAVQGGFGALLAPAALSLLTTTFTDVKERSKAFGIYGAIAGGGAAIGLLLGGVLTEYLSWRWCMYVNLIFAALAFAGGVAWLRNQAAQERPRLDLPGIVLVSAGLFSVVYGFSHAETGGWADPVTIGFLVAAGVLLVAFVLVQQRVAHPVLPLRVILDRYRGGSLLAILMSGAGMFGVFLFLTYYLQQNLGFSAVRSGLAFLPMTAALMVASQIGSTVLTTRFGPRFIMAPGLAIGGVGLWMLTHIDAGSTYAANVLPATMVFGVGLGLVFASAMSLSTAGVAPQDAGVASAMVNTAQQVGGSVGTALLNTIAASAMSGYVQSHSPGPQRAVLATLHSYTTAFWWSSGILMLGAVITAVVLPSRVRQAGENEAEVIALGA
- a CDS encoding choline/carnitine O-acyltransferase, which produces MTVQTGREAATTAAPTGGMVPATGTFDNEDSLPRVPLPGLAESCARFLDWCAPLLTAEQLAATEAAVAEFLAPDGPGPALHAQLAAFDASEGVHSWLDEFWPARYLGRRDRIALNANFFFLFRDAVPAPTAEALPGGPQVERAAGLIAAALDYKLRLDAERIPPLVRRGQPQSMVQNRFLFSTTRIPGLEQDTVRVPYSAAWPGPSDARHVLVFRRGQMFQLEVLGPDGTPHTLAELATGLVDVLAAADLTPAPDDTAVGHLTTKARADWARSRAALLALDPANAVALDDVERALFCVCLDHVTPPDRIATCDQLLYGSAAGRWYDKAVSFVVLPNGQAGINVEHCGLDGTTILSFVDELLAAPAAELSARSGARAHGRPAVRPVTFVLDEALRADIRAAAQAFTQFGADTASVALTFPEHGADRSKALRISPDALVQLAYQLAHHRAKGLIGATYESIATRQWRYGRTEAMRVVTPEVLAFVAAMNDPTADPATRREALRAAAGAHVRRAGDCQRGDAPEQHLWELAFIQRRHGAELGVPAASPLYESPGWLVMRDDYLSTSSAPSENIEYFGFGSTSGKCIGIAYVLLADRLNIYLSTPRPVAAGMHAFADRLREALAELDQLLATDPARP